A window of Streptomyces caniferus contains these coding sequences:
- a CDS encoding prepilin peptidase codes for MSVMLMVLAAAYGAATGLLIPRPAHRLAVGPEEEWRAVCPGGHAITGAARGWLGRGHCPDCGAYGPGVLSTAVATAVACAALAAATGPRPELVAWLMMTPVGVLLVTVDWRVRRLPDALTVPLAGLAAALLGLDGWLTGETGAWRRALLGGLVLGAGYLLLYVVNPQGIGLGDVKLAVGLGVALGWYGWRTLVTGGAAGVLLGALYGAGLLIFRRGARGTAMPLGPFMILGAFGGLLLGAAAAA; via the coding sequence GTGTCAGTGATGCTGATGGTGCTCGCCGCCGCCTACGGGGCCGCGACCGGGCTGTTGATACCGCGGCCCGCCCACCGGTTGGCCGTCGGGCCCGAGGAGGAATGGCGCGCGGTCTGCCCCGGGGGGCATGCGATCACGGGGGCGGCGCGGGGCTGGCTGGGGCGGGGGCACTGCCCGGACTGCGGGGCGTACGGGCCGGGGGTGCTGTCGACGGCGGTGGCCACCGCGGTGGCCTGTGCGGCCCTGGCAGCGGCCACCGGACCACGGCCGGAACTCGTCGCCTGGCTGATGATGACGCCGGTCGGGGTGCTGCTGGTGACCGTCGACTGGCGGGTCCGCCGCCTCCCGGACGCGCTGACCGTGCCGCTCGCCGGGCTGGCGGCGGCGCTGCTGGGGCTCGACGGCTGGCTCACGGGGGAGACCGGGGCCTGGCGGCGGGCGCTGCTGGGCGGCCTGGTGCTGGGCGCGGGCTACCTCCTGCTCTATGTCGTCAACCCGCAGGGGATCGGGCTGGGCGACGTCAAGCTGGCGGTCGGGCTGGGGGTCGCCCTTGGGTGGTACGGCTGGCGCACCCTCGTCACCGGCGGAGCGGCGGGGGTGCTGCTCGGCGCGCTCTACGGCGCCGGGCTGCTGATCTTCCGGCGCGGTGCACGGGGCACGGCCATGCCCCTGGGGCCCTTCATGATCCTGGGGGCGTTCGGCGGGCTGCTCCTGGGTGCCGCGGCGGCCGCCTGA
- a CDS encoding DUF192 domain-containing protein, with the protein MARWENGPGVLHGAKTGIPVEIAASYRARTRGLLGRDGIEGALFLTPASSVHTFRMRFAIDVAYLSRDFTVLSVRTMRPGRLGLPRLRARHVLEAEAGTMARWGLRPGVRLGVEPVRRPVAGPASGQVHEL; encoded by the coding sequence ATGGCGCGTTGGGAGAACGGCCCGGGGGTGCTGCACGGTGCAAAGACCGGCATTCCGGTGGAGATCGCGGCCTCTTACCGGGCCCGCACTCGCGGATTGCTGGGCCGCGACGGCATCGAGGGGGCACTGTTTCTGACCCCGGCGAGCAGTGTGCACACCTTCCGGATGCGGTTCGCGATCGATGTCGCCTACCTGAGCCGGGACTTCACCGTGCTGTCCGTCCGCACCATGCGTCCGGGCCGGCTGGGTCTGCCCCGCCTCCGCGCCCGGCACGTCCTGGAGGCGGAGGCCGGCACGATGGCGCGCTGGGGCCTGCGCCCGGGCGTCCGGCTCGGCGTCGAGCCCGTCCGCCGGCCCGTGGCCGGTCCCGCGTCCGGCCAGGTCCACGAGCTCTAG
- a CDS encoding AAA family ATPase, whose product MIVWLNGTHGAGKTTTSALVQQLIPDSRVFDAEKVGETLMDITPGLPVTDNFQHWPPWRPLVVETARRVLDYTGGTLVMPMTVLVEEYWREISTGLARHAVPVRHFVLHADQETLRGRIAGDTVLGPDSPFRLRYLEPYAEAARAWLHGEAEVVDTTHLTPAQAALQIAQAVKG is encoded by the coding sequence ATGATTGTCTGGCTCAACGGCACCCACGGTGCGGGCAAAACGACGACGAGTGCACTCGTGCAGCAGCTGATCCCGGATTCACGGGTGTTCGACGCCGAGAAGGTCGGCGAGACACTCATGGACATCACGCCGGGGCTGCCCGTGACGGACAACTTCCAGCACTGGCCGCCGTGGCGGCCGCTCGTGGTCGAGACCGCCCGCCGTGTCCTCGATTACACCGGCGGCACTCTGGTGATGCCGATGACTGTCCTGGTCGAGGAGTACTGGCGCGAGATCAGCACGGGCCTGGCCCGCCATGCCGTTCCGGTACGGCATTTCGTCCTCCACGCTGACCAGGAGACCCTCCGGGGGCGCATCGCGGGCGACACTGTTCTTGGCCCCGACTCCCCGTTCCGTCTCCGATACCTTGAGCCCTATGCCGAGGCGGCCCGCGCGTGGCTGCACGGCGAGGCCGAGGTCGTCGACACCACGCACCTCACGCCCGCCCAGGCCGCCCTGCAGATCGCCCAGGCCGTCAAGGGCTGA
- a CDS encoding OmpA family protein, protein MTVTQMPRGRRAPRTAVTAAVALLLTAALTVPAAHADPPGLTEDSSPPVHIDPNDPDLRMVQGAKLAPSKVLNIKSIVETDDGSERRQDTNDNVTFSLQAEVLFDKDSAELSSDALSRIGTIAAEIKKQNATSLRVFGFTDNLGSASHGLVLSKKRANAVQQELAKDLGSSVAFQIRGYGEQYPIADNTTEAGRKKNRRVEVSFPRTS, encoded by the coding sequence ATGACCGTGACCCAGATGCCCCGAGGGCGCCGCGCGCCCCGTACGGCCGTCACCGCCGCCGTCGCCCTGCTGTTGACCGCGGCGCTGACGGTCCCCGCCGCCCATGCCGATCCGCCGGGCCTGACCGAGGACTCCAGCCCCCCGGTCCACATCGACCCCAACGACCCCGATCTGCGGATGGTCCAGGGCGCCAAGCTCGCCCCCTCCAAGGTCCTCAACATCAAGTCCATCGTCGAGACCGACGACGGCTCCGAGCGCCGCCAGGACACCAACGACAACGTGACCTTCTCGCTCCAGGCGGAGGTCCTGTTCGACAAGGACAGCGCCGAGCTGTCGTCGGACGCCCTGTCGCGCATCGGCACCATCGCGGCGGAGATCAAGAAGCAGAACGCCACCAGCCTCCGGGTCTTCGGCTTCACCGACAACCTCGGCTCGGCGAGCCATGGTCTGGTCCTGTCCAAGAAGCGCGCCAACGCCGTCCAGCAGGAGCTGGCCAAGGACCTCGGCTCGTCCGTCGCCTTCCAGATCCGCGGCTACGGCGAGCAGTACCCGATCGCCGACAACACCACCGAGGCGGGCCGCAAGAAGAACCGCCGGGTCGAGGTCAGCTTCCCGCGCACCTCGTGA
- a CDS encoding pilus assembly protein TadG-related protein codes for MPATTVRRRRDAGQAFPLYIVAVGGLLFLALAFFAVGQAAATRNGAQTAADAAALAAGQKYRDLLTKGLLDGLRDGSYESNPAVWKDLLNGRGVSSDPACESASWFAGRNGADLPGSGCTPGSWPTSFAVEVETRHTVGDSVIPSTSTAKAKAAAKAVVAPRCTLDPAEDGTGGPDGTGDGADEGDKGGKDGKGGKGKDGHGSAPLDLTCDGKRWTLDPDNLRDLPDASDLYSVRLAH; via the coding sequence GTGCCGGCCACCACCGTGCGCCGCCGGCGCGACGCCGGGCAGGCCTTTCCGCTCTACATCGTGGCGGTCGGGGGCCTGCTCTTTCTCGCGCTCGCCTTCTTCGCCGTCGGGCAGGCCGCCGCCACCCGCAACGGCGCCCAGACCGCCGCCGACGCGGCCGCGCTCGCCGCCGGCCAGAAGTACCGCGATCTGCTGACCAAGGGCCTGCTCGACGGACTCCGCGACGGCAGCTACGAGAGCAATCCGGCGGTCTGGAAGGACCTGTTGAACGGGCGCGGTGTGTCGTCCGATCCGGCCTGCGAGAGCGCGAGCTGGTTCGCCGGACGGAACGGCGCCGACCTCCCCGGCTCCGGCTGCACCCCGGGCTCCTGGCCCACCTCGTTCGCCGTCGAGGTCGAGACCCGTCACACCGTGGGCGATTCGGTCATCCCGAGCACCAGCACCGCCAAGGCGAAGGCCGCGGCGAAGGCCGTCGTCGCGCCCCGCTGCACCCTCGACCCCGCCGAGGACGGCACGGGCGGACCGGACGGCACGGGCGACGGCGCCGACGAGGGCGACAAGGGCGGCAAGGACGGAAAGGGCGGCAAGGGCAAGGACGGCCACGGCTCCGCGCCCCTCGACCTCACCTGCGACGGAAAGCGCTGGACGCTCGACCCCGACAACCTCCGGGACCTCCCCGACGCCTCCGACCTCTATTCCGTACGCCTCGCCCATTGA
- a CDS encoding membrane protein produces MAKRILGNDRGQTSIEYLGIIAVVVAIVLVLSTTDFGSQIANAIANKISDVVGI; encoded by the coding sequence ATGGCGAAGCGTATTTTGGGGAACGACCGGGGACAGACCTCGATCGAGTACCTCGGCATCATCGCGGTGGTCGTGGCGATCGTCCTGGTCCTGTCGACCACGGACTTCGGCAGCCAGATCGCGAACGCCATCGCCAACAAGATCTCCGACGTCGTCGGAATTTAG
- a CDS encoding DUF5936 domain-containing protein, with protein MGIGILLAAAFALSVAGICCGIALYRREARLPPDLALSLEVGATRTTVVGSAVDRTGMRYAPLVLRLMGDKRTARVRRRIDLAGNPGGLTVDRYAARRAVYGALGFFGALVMFLRGQPLLGVLMVLFGLFWTEVGIWAAIRQRKDTIERTLPDFLDVLAVVVSAGLSFRQALDRVAEKYEGPWADELRITLRQMDMGVSRRAAFEELRKRNDSEQVAQFVTALQQGEELGSPIVETLIQIANDMRRTDAQNARRRAARAVPKATMVVTTFMVPATMILLIAGFFLGSGTDFGSLMGK; from the coding sequence ATGGGAATCGGAATTCTGCTGGCCGCGGCCTTCGCCCTCTCGGTCGCCGGCATCTGCTGCGGTATCGCGCTCTACCGCCGTGAGGCCCGGCTGCCGCCCGACCTGGCACTGTCCCTGGAGGTCGGCGCGACCCGCACCACGGTGGTCGGTTCGGCCGTGGACCGCACCGGGATGCGCTACGCGCCGCTGGTGCTGCGGCTGATGGGCGACAAGCGCACCGCCCGGGTCCGCCGGCGGATCGACCTGGCCGGCAACCCCGGCGGGCTGACCGTCGACCGGTACGCCGCCCGGCGCGCCGTCTACGGTGCCCTGGGGTTCTTCGGCGCGCTGGTGATGTTCCTGCGCGGTCAGCCGCTGCTCGGCGTCCTGATGGTGCTCTTCGGTCTCTTCTGGACCGAGGTCGGCATCTGGGCGGCGATCCGCCAGCGCAAGGACACCATCGAACGCACCCTTCCGGACTTTCTGGACGTCCTGGCGGTCGTGGTCAGCGCGGGCCTGAGCTTCCGTCAGGCACTCGACCGGGTCGCGGAGAAGTACGAGGGGCCGTGGGCCGATGAACTCCGCATCACACTGCGGCAGATGGACATGGGCGTCAGCCGCCGCGCGGCCTTCGAAGAGCTACGCAAACGCAACGACTCCGAACAGGTCGCCCAGTTCGTCACCGCCCTCCAGCAGGGCGAGGAACTCGGTTCGCCGATCGTCGAGACCCTGATCCAGATCGCCAACGACATGCGCCGGACCGACGCCCAGAACGCCCGGCGCCGCGCCGCCCGCGCGGTCCCCAAGGCCACGATGGTCGTCACCACCTTCATGGTTCCCGCCACGATGATCCTGCTCATCGCCGGGTTCTTCCTGGGGTCGGGCACCGACTTCGGCTCGCTGATGGGGAAGTGA
- a CDS encoding type II secretion system F family protein has translation MTGGNHLALLAIGATLLCGVLAIAGVRTYAAGRAQRQAVVDRLDDERRLPADGRQRRFPSVDRALRRTRFGRRLELRLAATGLDVTPGEFFVAMLGAVLALWLIAQAVLAPFFGPIAALVAVWAAFAFLNWQRQKRIERFINQLPELSRILANATQAGLALRTALGMAAEELEAPAGEELAKVSDKLSVGHSVDEALGELAERLPSRELVVLVTTLVLSNRAGGTVVGSLRNLTKTLEERKETRREVRTQLSQVVVTAYVVPLLGIGTLLLMNRIAPGAIDRMTASFLGQLAVVAAFVLYGLGFFFIRRLSKIDV, from the coding sequence ATGACCGGCGGGAACCACCTCGCCCTGCTCGCCATCGGGGCCACCCTGCTGTGCGGGGTGCTCGCGATCGCCGGCGTACGGACGTACGCGGCCGGGCGCGCCCAGCGGCAGGCCGTCGTCGACCGGCTCGACGACGAGCGCAGGCTGCCGGCCGACGGACGGCAGCGCCGCTTCCCCTCCGTCGACCGGGCCCTGCGTCGCACCCGCTTCGGCCGCCGTCTCGAACTGCGGCTGGCCGCCACCGGCCTGGACGTCACCCCCGGCGAATTCTTCGTCGCCATGCTCGGCGCGGTGCTCGCGCTGTGGCTGATCGCGCAGGCCGTCCTCGCCCCCTTCTTCGGCCCGATCGCCGCGCTGGTCGCCGTCTGGGCGGCGTTCGCCTTCCTCAACTGGCAGCGGCAGAAGCGCATCGAGAGGTTCATCAACCAGCTGCCCGAACTCTCCCGGATCCTCGCCAACGCCACCCAGGCCGGGCTGGCCCTGCGGACGGCGCTGGGGATGGCGGCCGAGGAGCTGGAGGCCCCGGCCGGCGAGGAACTGGCCAAGGTCTCCGACAAGCTCTCCGTCGGCCACTCCGTCGACGAGGCACTCGGTGAGCTGGCCGAACGCCTGCCGTCCCGCGAACTCGTCGTGCTCGTCACCACCTTGGTGCTCTCCAACCGCGCCGGCGGCACGGTCGTCGGCTCGCTGCGCAACCTCACCAAGACCCTGGAGGAGCGCAAGGAGACCCGGCGCGAGGTCCGCACCCAGCTCTCCCAGGTCGTCGTCACCGCCTACGTCGTCCCGCTGCTCGGCATCGGCACCCTGCTGCTGATGAACCGCATCGCCCCGGGCGCCATCGACCGGATGACCGCCTCCTTCCTCGGCCAGCTCGCGGTCGTGGCGGCCTTCGTCCTCTACGGGCTCGGGTTCTTCTTCATCCGCCGGCTGTCCAAGATCGACGTCTAG
- a CDS encoding CpaF family protein, which translates to MSLKARIVAPEPAGEARQDSNMVAVYRAKLLEEIDLAEMSSLAAAERRGRLERVLGHIISREGPVLSTAERAQLIRRVVDEALGLGVLEPLLEDASITEIMVNGPDQVYVERAGRVELLPVRFASHEQLMQTIERIVSTVNRRVDESNPMVDARLPSGERVNVIIPPLALNGATLTIRRFPRAYTLAELIGMGTLDEQTLLLLAGLVRAKFNVVVSGATGAGKTTLLNALSGLIPDGERIITVEDAAELQLQQSHVIRLESRPPNVEGKGRITIRDLVRNSLRMRPDRIIVGEVRGGETLDMLQAMSTGHDGSLATVHANSAEDALMRLQTLASMSDVKIPFEALRDQINSAVDCIVQLTRHADGSRRISEVAILDSRGHEDYRIATVCRFDAEPMGADRIVHGRFRYFPLPRRVAERLFMASEPTPPAFGVATDDAQLATRKALS; encoded by the coding sequence ATGAGCCTGAAAGCCCGGATCGTCGCACCCGAGCCGGCCGGCGAGGCGCGCCAGGACAGCAATATGGTCGCTGTCTACCGCGCCAAACTGCTCGAAGAGATCGACCTCGCCGAGATGTCCTCGCTGGCCGCCGCCGAGCGCCGCGGGCGGCTGGAACGCGTCCTGGGCCACATCATCAGCCGTGAGGGACCGGTCCTCTCCACCGCCGAACGCGCCCAGCTCATCCGCCGGGTGGTGGACGAGGCACTCGGCCTCGGGGTGCTGGAGCCGCTGCTGGAGGACGCCTCGATCACCGAGATCATGGTCAACGGACCGGACCAGGTGTACGTCGAGAGGGCCGGCCGGGTCGAGCTGCTGCCCGTCCGCTTCGCCTCGCACGAGCAGCTGATGCAGACCATCGAGCGGATCGTCTCCACCGTCAACCGGCGGGTCGACGAGTCCAATCCGATGGTCGACGCCCGGCTGCCGTCCGGCGAGCGCGTCAACGTCATCATCCCGCCGCTCGCCCTGAACGGCGCCACCCTCACCATCCGCCGCTTCCCGCGCGCCTACACCCTCGCCGAACTCATCGGCATGGGCACGCTCGACGAACAGACGCTGCTGCTGCTGGCGGGGCTGGTGCGGGCCAAGTTCAACGTGGTGGTCTCCGGTGCCACGGGTGCGGGCAAGACCACGCTCCTCAACGCGCTGTCCGGCCTGATCCCGGACGGGGAGCGGATCATCACCGTCGAGGACGCCGCCGAACTCCAGCTCCAGCAGAGCCATGTCATCCGGCTGGAGTCGCGGCCGCCCAATGTGGAGGGCAAGGGCCGGATCACCATCCGCGACCTCGTCCGCAACTCCCTGCGCATGCGCCCCGACCGCATCATCGTCGGCGAGGTGCGCGGCGGCGAGACCCTCGACATGCTCCAGGCGATGTCGACCGGCCACGACGGTTCGCTCGCCACCGTCCACGCCAACAGCGCCGAGGACGCCCTGATGCGGCTGCAGACCCTGGCCTCCATGTCGGACGTCAAGATCCCCTTCGAGGCGCTGCGGGACCAGATCAACAGCGCCGTCGACTGCATCGTCCAGCTCACCCGGCACGCCGACGGCTCCCGCCGGATCAGCGAGGTCGCCATCCTCGACTCGCGCGGCCACGAGGACTACCGGATCGCGACGGTCTGCCGTTTCGACGCCGAGCCGATGGGCGCCGACCGCATCGTGCACGGGCGCTTCCGCTACTTCCCGCTGCCGCGCCGGGTCGCCGAACGCCTCTTCATGGCGAGCGAACCCACCCCGCCCGCCTTCGGCGTCGCCACCGACGACGCCCAACTCGCCACCCGGAAGGCCCTCTCATGA
- a CDS encoding TadE/TadG family type IV pilus assembly protein has protein sequence MSGVRPPARGRLASRLRGRARLRLPARLRGHGRDRGTVSIEFLGFLPLLLIVGLAVVQLGLAAFVVQQAGTGARAAARTASMDAADHPPDPEAAGRAAMSDWVDAGITVGGDGGGSVRATVRITIPSIIPGVADFGTARRSATMPRPQEPGALGLGPARVTYEGAPPR, from the coding sequence GTGAGCGGCGTCCGTCCGCCCGCCCGGGGCCGGCTGGCCTCCCGGCTCCGCGGCCGCGCCCGGCTCCGGCTGCCCGCCCGGCTCCGCGGGCACGGCCGCGACCGGGGCACGGTGTCCATCGAGTTCCTCGGCTTCCTGCCCCTCCTGCTGATCGTCGGGCTGGCCGTGGTCCAGCTCGGGCTGGCGGCGTTCGTCGTCCAGCAGGCCGGTACGGGAGCGCGCGCCGCCGCCCGCACCGCCTCGATGGACGCCGCCGACCACCCGCCCGACCCGGAGGCCGCCGGCCGGGCCGCGATGAGCGACTGGGTCGACGCGGGCATCACGGTGGGCGGCGACGGCGGCGGTTCGGTCCGCGCGACGGTGCGGATCACCATCCCCTCGATCATCCCCGGCGTGGCCGACTTCGGCACCGCTCGCCGCAGCGCCACCATGCCCCGCCCGCAGGAACCCGGCGCCCTGGGCCTCGGGCCCGCCCGGGTCACGTACGAAGGAGCACCCCCGCGATGA
- a CDS encoding TadE/TadG family type IV pilus assembly protein, producing the protein MRRPLGGNDRGQVAVEFMGLLPLILLVLALLWQLVLVGYAYTLAAHSADRGARAGTATEGGGEGACQAAAEKQLPSSWRGGATVSCRPEAGVWKARVALDVPVLFPGAGSFPWRAKGSAGAAKEDLR; encoded by the coding sequence GTGCGGCGCCCACTGGGCGGCAACGACCGGGGGCAGGTCGCCGTGGAGTTCATGGGGCTGCTCCCGCTGATCCTGCTGGTCCTCGCGCTGCTCTGGCAGCTGGTGCTGGTCGGCTACGCCTACACGCTCGCCGCCCACTCCGCCGACCGGGGCGCACGCGCCGGCACCGCGACGGAGGGCGGCGGCGAGGGCGCCTGCCAGGCCGCCGCCGAGAAGCAACTGCCCAGCTCCTGGCGGGGCGGCGCCACCGTTTCCTGCCGCCCCGAAGCAGGGGTGTGGAAGGCGCGGGTCGCCCTCGACGTCCCGGTGCTCTTCCCCGGCGCGGGCAGCTTCCCGTGGCGGGCGAAGGGCTCGGCCGGCGCCGCGAAGGAGGACCTCCGGTGA
- a CDS encoding AAA family ATPase, with product MTIRILPAIGDQDAARAVSSLLNQLPDADPAPAVADSAALLDALAGAAAQGAGAAPGGAPPAAGPSAVEALPEVVLVHERIGPTPALELIREVALRFPAVGVVLITTDAGPALFSAAMDAGARGIVGLPLGYDELAARVQAAAQWSAGVRVHLGGSPEAAPGPAGTLVTVTGAKGGVGTTVTAVQLALAARAAGRSVALVDLDLQSGDVASYLDVQFRRSIADLAGIADISVRVLQDAVHDHHTGLGLLLAPEEGERGEEVDDRAARQVIGALRARYEVVLVDCGSQMQSANAAAVELADVALLVTTPDVVAVRAAKRQVRLWDRLQIRQAEDTTTVVNRLTRNTEIQPPLVAKATGTQVARTHVPAAFKELQPCVDAGRMQDLDGRSTVRQALWALAGELGLVESPAVRREGRGSHRARPTLTGRRRKAITPGAAPGSGTAPGPASGSGSGSGLRFGARRGSAAAAGGSGPFDPAGPYEEG from the coding sequence GTGACCATCCGTATCCTCCCGGCGATCGGCGACCAGGACGCGGCGCGAGCGGTGTCCTCGCTGCTCAACCAGTTGCCGGACGCCGATCCCGCACCCGCCGTCGCGGACTCCGCCGCGCTGCTCGACGCCCTGGCCGGCGCCGCCGCCCAGGGGGCCGGCGCGGCTCCCGGAGGCGCCCCGCCCGCGGCCGGTCCGTCCGCCGTCGAGGCGCTCCCCGAGGTCGTGCTCGTCCATGAGCGCATCGGTCCGACACCGGCGCTGGAGCTGATCCGCGAGGTGGCGCTGCGCTTCCCCGCCGTCGGCGTCGTGCTGATCACCACGGACGCCGGGCCCGCGCTGTTCTCCGCCGCGATGGACGCCGGCGCCCGCGGCATCGTCGGACTGCCGCTCGGCTACGACGAGTTGGCCGCCCGGGTGCAGGCCGCCGCCCAGTGGTCGGCGGGCGTACGGGTGCATCTGGGGGGCAGCCCGGAGGCGGCTCCCGGGCCGGCCGGCACCCTGGTGACCGTGACCGGCGCCAAGGGCGGGGTCGGCACCACCGTCACCGCCGTGCAACTGGCCCTGGCCGCACGGGCCGCGGGCCGCAGCGTCGCGCTGGTGGACCTGGATCTGCAGTCCGGCGATGTGGCCTCCTATCTGGACGTCCAGTTCCGCCGCTCGATCGCCGACCTGGCGGGCATCGCGGACATCTCCGTACGGGTGCTCCAGGACGCGGTGCACGACCACCACACGGGTCTCGGGCTGCTGCTGGCGCCCGAGGAGGGGGAGCGCGGCGAGGAGGTCGACGACCGGGCGGCCCGCCAGGTCATCGGCGCACTGCGGGCCCGCTACGAAGTGGTGCTGGTCGACTGCGGCTCCCAGATGCAGTCCGCCAACGCCGCGGCCGTCGAACTCGCCGATGTGGCCCTGCTGGTGACCACGCCGGACGTGGTGGCCGTACGGGCCGCCAAGCGGCAGGTGCGGCTGTGGGACCGGCTGCAGATCCGTCAGGCGGAGGACACCACGACCGTGGTCAACCGCCTCACCCGTAACACCGAGATCCAGCCGCCGCTGGTGGCCAAGGCCACCGGCACCCAGGTCGCCAGGACCCATGTGCCGGCTGCCTTCAAGGAGCTCCAGCCCTGTGTCGACGCGGGCCGGATGCAGGACCTCGACGGCCGGTCGACGGTCCGGCAGGCGCTGTGGGCGCTGGCGGGCGAGCTCGGCCTGGTCGAGTCACCGGCCGTGCGGCGGGAGGGCCGGGGCAGCCACCGGGCGCGCCCGACGCTGACGGGGCGCAGGCGCAAGGCCATAACGCCGGGGGCGGCTCCCGGTTCGGGGACGGCACCGGGGCCGGCCTCCGGGTCCGGGTCGGGGTCCGGCCTGCGGTTCGGTGCGCGGCGTGGCTCCGCGGCGGCGGCCGGCGGCTCGGGCCCGTTCGATCCGGCCGGTCCGTACGAGGAGGGCTGA
- the cpaB gene encoding Flp pilus assembly protein CpaB — translation MNSRQRRGVILLLLSVLCAVGAFVGVLSVIKNVESKVGPEKTAYRLKTDVAAYKALDPGQFEKVKMPQRWLPPTAVTDLDKVSGRIAVTPLKKGSLLQDDMIVERPALKAGQQEIAIMIDAATGVAGKINPGARVNIYATFEGKRPEDKPVSKVIVSGAQVIDVGKLTPLEAKDPGDTTAGRPGGDAVPITFALNTQDAQRVAYAESFASHVRLALLAPGSEATVPPGQRTYTLDGDK, via the coding sequence ATGAACTCACGCCAGCGCCGCGGAGTGATCCTGCTGCTCCTGTCGGTTCTCTGTGCGGTCGGCGCGTTCGTCGGCGTACTGTCGGTGATCAAGAACGTCGAGTCCAAGGTCGGTCCCGAAAAGACGGCGTACCGGCTGAAGACGGATGTCGCGGCCTATAAAGCGCTGGATCCCGGGCAGTTCGAGAAGGTGAAGATGCCCCAGCGGTGGCTGCCGCCCACCGCCGTGACCGATCTGGACAAGGTCAGCGGCCGGATCGCGGTGACCCCGTTGAAGAAGGGGTCGCTGTTGCAGGACGACATGATCGTCGAGCGGCCCGCGCTGAAGGCCGGACAGCAGGAGATCGCCATCATGATCGACGCGGCCACCGGCGTGGCCGGCAAGATCAACCCCGGCGCCCGGGTGAACATCTACGCCACCTTCGAGGGCAAGCGCCCCGAGGACAAGCCGGTCTCCAAGGTCATCGTCTCCGGCGCCCAGGTGATCGACGTCGGCAAGCTGACGCCGCTGGAGGCCAAGGACCCCGGGGACACCACCGCGGGCCGGCCGGGTGGTGACGCCGTCCCGATCACCTTCGCGCTGAACACCCAGGACGCCCAACGGGTCGCGTACGCCGAGTCCTTCGCCTCGCACGTACGGCTCGCCCTGCTCGCCCCCGGCAGCGAGGCCACCGTCCCGCCCGGCCAGCGCACGTACACCCTCGACGGCGACAAGTGA
- a CDS encoding S1 family peptidase, with protein MNRPLVGALASAVLGAAALVGTVGTAHAAPQDGAQHRTQKTKAVDFAGTVALSNCSGSVVRMPTSQPNDPALVMSNGHCLESGMPGPGEVVVDQRSSRSFTLLNKSAGRAGTIRATKIAYATMTDTDVSLYETSSTYAQIEQKYGIKPLELATDHPAKGAAISVVSGYWKKIYSCNIDGFVPTLKEGDWSWKDSVRYTPQCKTIGGTSGSPVIDTATGKVAAINNTGNEDGEKCTVNNPCEVDENGNVTVHQGINYAEETYGIPKCFGVGNKLDLSAAGCALPKPAAGRG; from the coding sequence ATGAACAGACCTCTCGTCGGCGCCCTGGCCTCGGCCGTGCTGGGAGCCGCAGCCCTGGTGGGCACCGTCGGAACGGCCCACGCGGCGCCGCAGGACGGGGCGCAGCACCGTACGCAGAAGACCAAGGCGGTGGACTTCGCCGGCACCGTCGCGCTGAGCAACTGCTCCGGCTCGGTCGTCCGGATGCCCACCTCGCAGCCGAACGACCCGGCCCTGGTGATGTCCAACGGCCACTGTCTGGAAAGCGGTATGCCGGGTCCCGGCGAGGTCGTCGTCGACCAGCGGTCCAGCCGCAGCTTCACCCTGCTCAACAAGTCGGCCGGCCGGGCGGGCACGATCCGGGCCACCAAGATCGCGTACGCCACCATGACCGACACCGACGTCTCGCTGTACGAGACCTCGTCGACCTACGCCCAGATCGAGCAGAAGTACGGGATCAAGCCACTGGAGCTGGCCACCGACCACCCGGCCAAGGGCGCGGCGATCAGCGTCGTCTCCGGCTACTGGAAGAAGATCTACTCCTGCAACATCGACGGCTTCGTGCCCACCCTCAAGGAGGGCGACTGGAGCTGGAAGGACTCGGTCCGCTACACCCCGCAGTGCAAGACGATCGGCGGTACGTCCGGATCTCCGGTGATCGACACCGCCACCGGCAAGGTCGCGGCCATCAACAACACGGGTAACGAGGACGGCGAGAAGTGCACCGTCAACAACCCGTGCGAGGTCGACGAGAACGGCAACGTCACGGTGCACCAGGGCATCAACTACGCGGAGGAGACCTACGGGATACCGAAGTGCTTCGGTGTCGGCAACAAGCTGGACCTGAGCGCGGCCGGGTGCGCGCTGCCGAAGCCGGCGGCCGGCCGCGGGTGA